One window from the genome of Terrimicrobium sacchariphilum encodes:
- a CDS encoding tetratricopeptide repeat protein, with protein MKTTQTNLDPQVLPSRGIILSAMMAVASLGPMTLAFAVDASPVPSPAASPALDAHGAKALYAKGLALLRGTGGTKDAAAAGKLFQEAAQAGSPEAQAALGYLYSVGQGMPKDEDLAIKYLRMASAQKLASAQHNLAIMLLRKDAAANEAEAIVLLSDAADRGFLPSQIELGETYFDGKWTIKPDPDKAFHFMQLAAARGNASAANYLGVMYNTGSGVTMDKAQAAQWFEKAARQGEAKALVNLGRCYASGSGVEKNLVTAYALFKLGNEIRTGSIGIELTEMEHNLTPEQRQEAVKVMGSYRESAGVTAPSVKEIAL; from the coding sequence ATGAAGACGACCCAAACAAACCTCGACCCACAGGTTCTGCCTAGCCGCGGCATCATCCTCAGCGCCATGATGGCGGTGGCATCTCTTGGCCCGATGACCCTCGCCTTTGCCGTTGACGCGAGCCCGGTTCCCTCGCCTGCGGCCTCTCCTGCTCTCGATGCCCACGGAGCCAAGGCGCTTTACGCCAAGGGCCTCGCCCTGCTGAGGGGAACCGGCGGGACCAAGGACGCCGCCGCCGCGGGCAAACTCTTCCAGGAGGCCGCGCAGGCGGGCAGTCCCGAGGCCCAGGCGGCACTGGGCTATCTCTATTCCGTGGGGCAGGGCATGCCCAAGGATGAGGATCTGGCCATCAAGTATCTGCGCATGGCTTCCGCGCAAAAGCTGGCTTCCGCCCAGCACAACCTGGCCATCATGCTTCTGCGCAAGGACGCCGCTGCCAACGAGGCCGAGGCCATCGTCCTTCTTTCGGACGCCGCGGACCGGGGATTTCTCCCTTCGCAGATCGAGCTCGGCGAAACCTATTTTGATGGCAAGTGGACCATTAAGCCCGATCCCGACAAGGCATTCCATTTCATGCAACTCGCCGCGGCCCGGGGTAATGCTTCCGCCGCAAACTACCTCGGTGTTATGTATAACACCGGGAGCGGCGTGACGATGGATAAGGCCCAGGCAGCTCAGTGGTTTGAGAAAGCCGCCCGGCAGGGTGAGGCAAAGGCGCTCGTAAATCTTGGCCGGTGCTACGCTTCGGGATCAGGTGTAGAAAAAAATCTCGTTACTGCCTACGCCTTGTTCAAGCTCGGTAATGAAATTCGCACCGGCTCGATTGGAATCGAGCTTACCGAGATGGAGCACAATCTTACTCCCGAGCAGCGCCAGGAGGCGGTGAAGGTGATGGGTTCTTATCGGGAGAGCGCTGGGGTGACCGCTCCTTCCGTCAAGGAAATCGCCCTCTGA
- a CDS encoding PEP-CTERM sorting domain-containing protein, with product MKLIKKTMILAAALFAIVSANAATVNYSPGDLIIGFTTNSGQGAGQVLMVSLGSATAFRDATTNNFSITTIGVDLEGTFGANWYDRTDLYWGAIGVYNSVPEGDTTNGDLDGTVYVSKARGIGGTAGTKNSTTWNTTNGDDDTALTRLGVMQSNFDTQTASDNNANVAVFDKNSASWDKWNPPVSDASKSFGAYSSTGVGIQQKFTTGSYDTILGNGIEGALDLYRNVYHGAAGYEGTLTINQNGDIGYVVTVPEPSTYALIGLGLGAVLFFRRRLQQA from the coding sequence ATGAAACTCATCAAAAAAACGATGATTCTCGCCGCTGCTCTCTTCGCGATCGTTTCCGCGAACGCTGCGACCGTGAATTACTCGCCTGGTGACCTGATCATTGGCTTCACGACCAATTCTGGTCAGGGAGCCGGACAGGTTCTGATGGTCAGTCTCGGCTCGGCCACGGCATTCCGCGACGCCACCACGAACAACTTCTCGATCACCACGATCGGCGTTGACCTCGAAGGCACCTTCGGAGCCAACTGGTACGATCGCACCGACCTCTACTGGGGCGCCATCGGCGTCTACAACTCGGTGCCGGAAGGCGACACGACCAATGGCGATCTCGACGGAACGGTCTACGTTTCCAAAGCCCGCGGTATCGGCGGAACGGCTGGAACGAAGAACTCCACTACGTGGAACACGACCAATGGCGACGACGACACGGCTCTCACCCGTCTAGGTGTAATGCAGTCCAACTTCGATACCCAGACTGCCTCCGACAACAATGCGAATGTCGCGGTGTTCGACAAGAACAGCGCCTCTTGGGATAAATGGAATCCGCCAGTCAGTGACGCCAGCAAGTCCTTTGGTGCATATAGCAGCACGGGAGTGGGCATCCAGCAGAAGTTCACCACAGGTTCCTATGACACCATTCTCGGCAACGGCATCGAAGGCGCCCTCGATCTGTACCGTAACGTCTATCATGGCGCTGCGGGATACGAAGGCACCCTGACGATCAACCAGAATGGCGATATCGGATACGTTGTCACCGTTCCGGAACCTTCCACCTACGCCCTCATCGGTCTCGGACTCGGCGCGGTCCTCTTCTTCCGCCGCCGCCTCCAGCAGGCCTAA
- a CDS encoding lactate racemase domain-containing protein yields the protein MSLVSQIAPRGGTLTEEQILSVIDGACMGREWAGKKVLLIIPDSTRTAPVGPVFKALYRRIAGETAAVDVMVALGTHPPMTQEAICHRLELSPEERTGEFSRPQFLNHEWDNPEALRSLGVIPASAISELSDGLFSMDVEVTINKRLFEYDRIIIIGPVFPHEVVGFSGGNKYLFPGVAGPEILNFFHWLGAVITNPFIIGHKWTPVRKVVDRAAALLPIEKLCFCLVVDGKNFAGMFAGTPEEAWDAASDHSEGLHIIYKPKPFHTVLSSAPAMYDEMWVGGKCMYKLEPVVADGGELIIYAPHIHEVSVVHGRLIEELGYHCRDYFLKQWDKFKDKPWGILAHSTHVRGMGTYEDGVEKCRIQVTLATGIPEETCHKINLGYRDPATINPADYANRENEGILYVPKAGEMLYRVAR from the coding sequence ATGAGCCTCGTCTCCCAGATCGCACCGCGCGGCGGCACTCTCACCGAAGAGCAAATCCTCTCCGTCATCGACGGTGCCTGCATGGGCAGGGAGTGGGCGGGAAAGAAGGTGCTCCTCATCATACCCGACTCGACCCGCACCGCGCCGGTCGGGCCGGTCTTCAAGGCGCTCTATCGCCGTATCGCGGGCGAGACCGCTGCGGTCGACGTAATGGTGGCCCTCGGAACGCATCCGCCAATGACGCAGGAGGCAATCTGCCACCGGCTGGAGCTTTCGCCGGAGGAGCGGACGGGCGAGTTTTCGCGGCCGCAATTCCTCAACCACGAATGGGACAACCCCGAGGCGCTGCGTTCGCTCGGCGTGATCCCGGCCTCGGCGATCAGCGAGCTGTCGGACGGGCTCTTCTCGATGGACGTCGAGGTGACGATCAACAAGCGGCTCTTTGAGTACGACCGCATCATCATCATCGGGCCGGTCTTTCCGCATGAGGTTGTCGGGTTCTCCGGCGGCAACAAGTACCTGTTCCCCGGCGTGGCGGGGCCGGAGATCCTGAATTTCTTTCACTGGCTGGGCGCAGTCATTACAAACCCCTTCATCATCGGGCACAAATGGACGCCAGTGCGCAAGGTGGTGGACCGCGCGGCGGCGCTGCTGCCAATCGAGAAGCTGTGCTTCTGCCTCGTGGTGGACGGAAAGAACTTTGCCGGGATGTTCGCCGGGACGCCCGAGGAGGCGTGGGACGCCGCGAGCGACCACTCGGAGGGGCTGCACATTATTTACAAGCCCAAGCCCTTCCACACTGTCCTCTCCAGCGCGCCCGCGATGTACGACGAGATGTGGGTCGGCGGCAAGTGCATGTACAAGCTCGAGCCCGTGGTGGCCGATGGCGGCGAACTCATCATCTACGCCCCGCACATTCACGAGGTGAGCGTGGTGCATGGACGGCTCATCGAAGAGCTCGGGTATCACTGCCGGGATTACTTCCTCAAGCAGTGGGATAAATTCAAGGACAAGCCCTGGGGCATCCTCGCCCACTCCACGCACGTGCGCGGCATGGGCACCTACGAGGACGGGGTGGAGAAATGCCGCATCCAGGTCACCCTAGCCACCGGCATCCCGGAAGAAACCTGCCACAAGATCAACCTCGGCTACCGCGACCCGGCAACGATCAATCCCGCCGACTACGCGAACCGCGAGAACGAGGGCATCCTCTACGTTCCGAAGGCAGGCGAGATGCTTTACCGAGTGGCGAGGTAG
- a CDS encoding SDR family oxidoreductase, which yields MSKELFDLTGSVAVVIGGTGVLGGSLADALGAAGAKIAVAGRSRERGEARAEAIRAVGGTAGFFEADASSRASIAAMREAVTKEWGVPDILINAAGGNDPKVTVTGDHKFEDIALEAWNASFDLNLVGGLLVPCQEFGPAFCAAGRGSIINIASVSAHLPLSRVVAYSAAKAAVLNMTQFLAREWAPYGVRVNTITPGFFPAEQNRKLLFNEDGTPTARAASILGHTAMGRFGQSQELAGAAVFLASQAASSFVTGTDIRVDGGFLSQTI from the coding sequence ATGTCGAAAGAGCTCTTTGATCTCACTGGAAGCGTCGCCGTTGTCATTGGCGGCACGGGTGTGCTCGGCGGTTCGCTGGCCGATGCACTGGGCGCAGCAGGCGCAAAAATCGCGGTGGCAGGCCGCAGCCGGGAGCGCGGTGAAGCGCGAGCGGAGGCAATTCGCGCCGTCGGCGGAACGGCGGGCTTTTTTGAAGCTGACGCCTCCTCGCGCGCCAGCATCGCGGCCATGCGCGAGGCGGTGACAAAGGAATGGGGCGTGCCGGACATCCTGATCAATGCCGCGGGCGGCAACGACCCGAAGGTGACGGTGACGGGGGATCACAAGTTTGAAGACATCGCGCTGGAGGCGTGGAATGCCAGCTTTGACCTGAACCTCGTAGGCGGCCTGCTCGTGCCGTGCCAGGAGTTTGGCCCGGCCTTTTGCGCGGCGGGTCGGGGCAGCATCATCAACATCGCGAGCGTGTCGGCGCATTTGCCGCTCTCGCGGGTGGTGGCCTACTCGGCCGCGAAGGCGGCGGTGCTGAACATGACGCAATTCCTCGCCCGCGAGTGGGCGCCGTACGGAGTGCGCGTCAATACGATCACGCCGGGATTTTTCCCCGCCGAGCAGAACCGCAAGCTGCTCTTCAACGAAGACGGCACACCGACGGCTCGCGCAGCCTCGATCCTCGGGCACACGGCGATGGGCCGATTTGGCCAGTCGCAGGAACTCGCAGGCGCGGCGGTCTTCCTCGCCAGCCAGGCAGCCAGCAGCTTCGTCACCGGCACAGACATCCGCGTGGATGGCGGATTCCTCTCTCAAACCATATGA
- a CDS encoding ATP-binding protein, translated as MKRWRYASNDMTTIPSPDVELQTTRERLDLALEASELGTFYCPLPFGALEWNAKCKEHFWLPPDAEVSIDQFFDIIHPDDREHTRLAIESTLNERQRYDIAYRTVSPEGKIRWIRAIGRGFYDETGRPTRFDGITVDITSSKEIEQELRHQQQLYEEIARRLEFLNGISEETRELTSPAEVMSIISERLGLFLGVNRCAYAVVHLDEDGFTIMDNFTDGCGSIVGDFRLSGFGREIYSDLRAGKTIVINDVDTHLAPNDGAEALKVVDVRALICCPLIKKGKLAALMAVHHMQPRVWKTNEITLLEEVVERSWNYIERVYSNLALTESELRFRSLVGATALIVWQADKHGNILSEVAGWETFTGQTRAQYSGRGWMDAVHPDDRGHMGDSWKQSDPPGLKFQATVRIRRRDGVFRRMLIIGVPVLDVAGLIREWVGTCTDIEDKLTLEDQRERIIHAERTARTEAERASRMKDEFLATLSHELRTPLSAILGWAQILRDDAGLPPQLQEAAKIIERNARMQAQIIDDLLDMNRIISGKVRLDVQHVELSKIIESSVETVRPAATAKGVRLQPILDGSAGPVSGDPNRLQQVFWNLLSNAIKFTPRGGRVQIILQRVDSHIEVSVADNGEGLAPEFLPYVFDRFVQADSSSTRGHGGLGLGLAIVRQLVELHGGSVHAESPGPHQGATFTVSLPLLPIHAHPPAERRHPKSLPEKPRPLESLPRLDGVRVLVVDDEPDARALSCHLLTAQGAEVQMADCAAEAFEMLRKNPPSVLLSDIGMPREDGISLIKRIRQLPAEQGGAVPAIALTAYARSEDRTSAVLAGFQMHVAKPVETGELLAVVASLVGRV; from the coding sequence ATGAAGCGCTGGCGTTACGCCTCGAACGATATGACCACCATACCGTCTCCCGATGTCGAACTACAGACAACCCGAGAACGCCTGGATCTGGCCTTGGAGGCTTCGGAGCTGGGGACGTTCTATTGCCCGCTCCCCTTTGGGGCTCTGGAGTGGAATGCCAAGTGCAAGGAGCATTTCTGGCTGCCGCCAGATGCCGAGGTTTCCATCGATCAGTTCTTCGACATCATCCATCCTGACGATCGCGAGCATACCCGCCTAGCCATTGAGAGTACGCTGAACGAACGCCAACGCTACGACATCGCCTATCGTACGGTCTCTCCGGAGGGAAAGATTCGCTGGATTCGCGCCATCGGGCGAGGGTTCTACGATGAGACAGGCAGGCCGACCCGGTTCGACGGCATCACGGTCGATATTACATCGTCCAAGGAGATTGAGCAGGAACTCCGGCATCAGCAGCAGCTTTACGAGGAGATCGCCCGCCGGCTGGAGTTTCTCAACGGTATCTCCGAGGAAACACGCGAGCTGACCAGCCCGGCAGAGGTCATGAGCATCATCTCGGAGCGACTCGGTCTCTTTTTGGGAGTGAACCGCTGCGCCTACGCGGTGGTGCATCTCGATGAGGATGGCTTCACCATCATGGATAATTTCACCGACGGTTGCGGCTCCATCGTCGGGGATTTCCGGCTCTCGGGCTTTGGCCGCGAGATTTATTCGGATCTCCGTGCGGGCAAGACCATCGTGATCAATGATGTCGACACCCATCTCGCGCCGAACGATGGAGCCGAGGCGCTGAAGGTGGTCGATGTCCGGGCGTTGATCTGCTGCCCTCTCATCAAGAAGGGTAAACTGGCAGCCCTCATGGCTGTGCATCACATGCAGCCCCGTGTTTGGAAGACCAACGAGATCACCCTGCTGGAGGAGGTGGTCGAGCGGTCATGGAACTATATCGAACGGGTCTACTCCAATCTCGCCCTCACCGAGAGCGAACTCCGCTTCCGCTCCCTCGTCGGTGCCACGGCTCTCATCGTCTGGCAGGCGGACAAGCATGGCAACATCCTCAGCGAGGTCGCGGGATGGGAGACCTTCACCGGGCAAACGCGTGCCCAATACTCCGGCCGGGGCTGGATGGATGCGGTGCATCCGGATGATCGCGGCCATATGGGCGACTCCTGGAAACAATCCGATCCGCCCGGGCTGAAATTTCAGGCCACCGTGCGTATTCGCCGCCGCGATGGCGTATTTCGCCGCATGCTCATTATTGGCGTGCCGGTGCTGGATGTCGCCGGCTTGATCCGCGAGTGGGTCGGCACCTGCACCGATATCGAGGACAAGCTGACCCTCGAGGATCAGCGCGAGCGCATCATCCATGCCGAACGGACGGCGCGCACGGAAGCCGAGCGAGCCAGCCGGATGAAGGATGAGTTCCTCGCTACGCTCTCCCACGAGTTGCGCACACCCCTGAGCGCCATCCTCGGATGGGCGCAGATCCTGCGCGACGATGCCGGGCTGCCGCCCCAGCTTCAGGAAGCAGCGAAAATCATCGAGCGCAACGCCCGCATGCAGGCTCAGATCATCGACGACCTGCTGGATATGAATCGCATCATCTCCGGCAAGGTTCGCCTCGACGTTCAGCATGTCGAGTTGAGCAAGATCATCGAGTCCTCCGTCGAGACCGTTCGTCCCGCCGCTACGGCAAAAGGCGTGCGCCTTCAGCCCATCCTTGATGGTTCGGCCGGCCCGGTCAGCGGCGACCCGAATCGTCTCCAGCAGGTTTTCTGGAATCTCCTCTCCAACGCCATCAAGTTCACCCCACGCGGCGGCCGCGTGCAGATCATCCTGCAGCGGGTCGACTCGCACATCGAGGTGAGCGTGGCCGATAATGGCGAGGGCCTTGCCCCGGAGTTCCTGCCCTATGTCTTTGACCGCTTCGTGCAGGCCGACTCCTCCTCGACCCGGGGCCATGGCGGCCTGGGCCTTGGGCTGGCCATCGTCCGTCAACTCGTCGAGTTGCATGGAGGGAGCGTGCATGCCGAGAGTCCCGGACCTCATCAGGGCGCCACCTTCACAGTTTCCCTGCCGCTTCTCCCGATTCATGCTCACCCCCCGGCGGAGCGCCGCCACCCGAAGAGCCTGCCGGAAAAACCACGGCCCCTTGAGTCCCTTCCGCGCCTCGATGGCGTGCGCGTGCTCGTGGTCGACGACGAGCCCGACGCCCGCGCGCTGTCCTGCCATCTCCTCACGGCCCAGGGAGCCGAGGTCCAGATGGCGGACTGTGCTGCCGAGGCCTTTGAAATGCTCCGGAAAAACCCGCCTTCCGTGCTGCTCAGTGATATCGGCATGCCACGCGAGGATGGCATTTCGCTGATCAAGCGCATCCGCCAACTCCCGGCCGAGCAGGGAGGGGCTGTCCCGGCCATCGCTCTCACCGCTTACGCTCGCAGCGAGGATCGCACCAGCGCCGTTCTCGCGGGCTTTCAGATGCACGTTGCCAAACCGGTGGAAACCGGCGAACTCCTGGCTGTCGTCGCGAGTTTGGTGGGTCGGGTGTAG
- a CDS encoding class I SAM-dependent methyltransferase has translation MTILRKLPKKQEERILQFLAGLSIKFANSTHKWLMRCQWERSPQPEHFDHHIDLFHQWLTHRNNLWIERGCFGSLSLKGGKVLELACGDGFNARNFYSLRSQSVIACDFDPAAIETAKNKNSAPNVTFVLADIRTQMPTGSFENIVWDAAIEHFTPDEINALMKAIKARLAPGGILSGYTIVEKSDGKQLSHHEYEFKDKEDLLSFLKPHFEHVTVFETIFPSRHNLYFWASDSQEAIPFDDSWAAMTRK, from the coding sequence ATGACTATTCTCCGAAAGCTGCCAAAGAAACAGGAAGAACGTATCCTTCAGTTCCTCGCAGGCCTAAGCATAAAATTCGCAAACTCTACCCATAAGTGGCTTATGCGATGCCAATGGGAACGATCACCGCAGCCCGAGCACTTCGACCATCACATTGATCTCTTTCATCAATGGCTTACCCATCGAAATAACCTATGGATAGAACGAGGTTGCTTCGGCTCCTTGTCGCTAAAGGGAGGAAAAGTCCTTGAGCTTGCGTGCGGAGATGGATTTAACGCTCGAAACTTCTACAGCCTTCGTTCTCAGTCCGTGATTGCGTGCGATTTCGACCCAGCCGCCATAGAGACGGCAAAAAACAAAAACTCTGCTCCGAACGTGACATTTGTCCTCGCCGACATCCGAACACAAATGCCAACGGGATCCTTTGAGAATATTGTCTGGGACGCAGCCATCGAGCACTTCACTCCGGATGAAATCAATGCGTTGATGAAGGCCATCAAAGCGCGATTGGCTCCAGGCGGGATACTTTCCGGGTATACCATCGTGGAAAAGAGCGACGGGAAGCAACTTAGTCACCATGAATATGAGTTCAAGGACAAGGAAGATCTCCTCTCATTTTTAAAACCGCACTTCGAGCATGTAACCGTGTTCGAAACAATCTTTCCATCGCGGCATAATCTCTATTTTTGGGCATCGGATTCACAGGAAGCCATTCCTTTTGACGACAGTTGGGCCGCCATGACTCGCAAATAA
- a CDS encoding peroxiredoxin, producing MKRAILTLLAMTFFGLFGNAAPLEVGSPAPTPAAIDQDGKPLDLAAIYAKGVTLVYFYPKADTPGCTKQACSLRDSYASLGGASIQVVGVSKDTVEAQKKFQEKYNLPFPLIADHDGKVAEAFHVDLIPVVGITQRQSFLVKDGKIAWVNPKAKTEGAADEVRQAAAALK from the coding sequence ATGAAACGAGCAATACTCACCCTTCTTGCCATGACATTCTTCGGACTCTTCGGTAACGCCGCCCCTCTCGAGGTCGGTTCACCCGCCCCCACCCCTGCCGCCATCGACCAGGACGGCAAACCGCTCGACCTCGCGGCGATCTACGCCAAGGGGGTCACCCTGGTGTATTTCTACCCAAAAGCCGACACACCGGGCTGCACAAAGCAGGCCTGCTCGCTACGCGACTCCTACGCCAGCCTCGGCGGCGCGAGCATCCAGGTCGTGGGCGTGAGCAAGGACACGGTCGAGGCGCAGAAAAAATTCCAAGAGAAATACAACCTCCCCTTCCCTCTCATCGCCGACCATGACGGCAAGGTGGCCGAGGCGTTCCATGTCGATCTGATCCCTGTCGTGGGCATCACGCAGCGCCAGTCTTTCCTCGTGAAAGACGGAAAAATCGCCTGGGTGAACCCGAAGGCGAAGACCGAGGGAGCAGCCGATGAAGTGCGCCAGGCGGCCGCGGCGTTGAAGTAA
- a CDS encoding tetratricopeptide repeat protein → MLRSRLLRYAAIVVLGAAICGLLWLVPALLVGPALESWASAARGMYPQLFIPELHTSLDGVSGLLWRLGGASGLGFLVAVMGFFKGFAIGGILTALLLLAWQLRPRLWQWLAGGLAALAYLGACALAIVQMATLDRSFVQSRELNGPFNLLDEWKGGPLFVSRSGLPFVVLRDPAAAKDLTEAAAFKLANDTAAWREQLRKSDWQTVILTGPNIEFRPLLNHLLDSPDWHLAAVTNQGYVFLRGAGATPHEFDPMKFQLGSDRETAVYLAALADRYEALRDTRSARDCITRALKLAGNDATVLSYAAAIEAGHKRWADSLGFADRALSADPRSSYALLLKTLALLETGRPDKAEPLARQLMERAPNDTYTLFLYARVCRELRDSHTEAETLQKLIAVSQRQGLAIPPNYYVYLGQAYVLIGDAPQAAAAYHKALEIPGLGPELTESVRDALKTVESKIRR, encoded by the coding sequence ATGCTCAGAAGTCGACTCCTCCGTTACGCTGCGATTGTTGTTTTGGGTGCGGCCATTTGCGGGCTTCTCTGGCTCGTCCCGGCGTTGCTGGTGGGACCGGCCTTGGAAAGCTGGGCTTCCGCCGCCCGTGGGATGTATCCGCAACTCTTTATCCCGGAGCTTCATACGTCCTTGGATGGTGTCTCCGGCCTCCTTTGGAGGCTCGGCGGTGCGAGCGGCCTGGGCTTTCTCGTGGCGGTGATGGGTTTTTTCAAGGGCTTCGCCATCGGTGGCATCCTGACCGCCCTCCTGCTCCTCGCCTGGCAACTCCGCCCGCGTCTGTGGCAATGGCTGGCTGGCGGTCTGGCCGCCCTCGCGTATCTCGGGGCCTGCGCCCTCGCGATCGTTCAGATGGCGACCCTCGATCGGAGCTTCGTGCAATCCCGGGAGCTGAACGGCCCGTTCAACCTTCTCGACGAATGGAAGGGTGGCCCGCTCTTCGTTTCCCGTTCCGGCCTTCCGTTTGTTGTCCTGCGCGATCCGGCGGCCGCGAAAGACCTTACCGAGGCCGCCGCCTTCAAACTGGCCAACGATACTGCCGCCTGGCGCGAACAATTGCGGAAATCTGACTGGCAGACCGTCATTCTCACCGGGCCGAACATCGAATTTCGCCCGCTCCTCAATCACCTCCTCGACTCGCCCGACTGGCATCTCGCCGCCGTGACGAACCAAGGCTACGTCTTTCTCCGTGGCGCCGGGGCGACTCCGCATGAGTTCGACCCCATGAAATTCCAGCTCGGCAGCGACCGCGAAACCGCTGTCTATCTCGCTGCGCTGGCCGATCGCTACGAGGCTCTCCGCGACACCCGCAGCGCACGCGATTGCATCACCCGCGCCCTCAAACTCGCCGGCAACGACGCCACGGTCCTCTCCTACGCCGCCGCCATCGAGGCCGGGCACAAGCGCTGGGCGGATTCCCTGGGGTTCGCCGACCGTGCTCTTTCCGCCGATCCGCGTTCCTCCTACGCGCTGCTGCTCAAGACCCTCGCCCTTCTCGAGACCGGCCGCCCCGACAAGGCCGAGCCGCTGGCTCGCCAGTTGATGGAGCGCGCACCCAATGACACCTATACGCTCTTCCTCTACGCCCGCGTTTGCCGCGAACTCCGCGACTCCCATACCGAGGCCGAGACTTTGCAGAAACTCATTGCTGTCTCGCAACGGCAGGGCCTCGCCATACCGCCGAATTACTACGTCTATCTCGGCCAGGCCTACGTCCTCATCGGCGACGCCCCACAGGCCGCCGCAGCCTACCACAAGGCCCTCGAGATTCCCGGTCTCGGCCCGGAGTTGACCGAGTCCGTGCGCGATGCCCTGAAAACGGTGGAATCCAAAATCCGCCGCTGA